The following proteins are co-located in the Oncorhynchus clarkii lewisi isolate Uvic-CL-2024 chromosome 30, UVic_Ocla_1.0, whole genome shotgun sequence genome:
- the LOC139389883 gene encoding arrestin domain-containing protein 1-like, which translates to MGNMGKLQEFDITFKDNKVVYSPGDAVSGTLKITTAQALLFKDIKVNCQGFCGVTSKIDDTAWTVEEQYFSSTLSVADKGTLKQGDHIFPFKFLIPASIPTSFEGNYGKIMYRVRAFIDTSRFSKDYKTEKPFYLLSLLNLNDVPDIHGPSSSSVTKTFTYLLGAKTGTVVLKAQSDMKGYTPGQVIKLTTEIDNRSGKTTGTVVARLIQKVTYQTKKPTIDLRTLVQVEGTGVKADKQAEWKEQIIVPPLRQSSMADCGLINMEYFIQISLKSPVVSFLLPIHIVNISVDTTSAQLSRPPPQTPDPLYSSAKPAKLEHSSRSEPSSHNQGPPTTAPRPARRPAPKPVPRMRVSTSSPSAPPAEMDYLANSMPTLYPLLPPEYSTSTLPHEAPPSYVESCISNT; encoded by the exons ATGGGAAACATGGGAAAACTGCAAGAATTTGACATCACTTttaaggacaataaagttgtTTATAGTCCTGGAGATGCCGTTTCAGGCACGCTGAAAATTACAACCGCCCAAGCTCTACTATTTAAAG ATATCAAGGTGAATTGCCAAGGCTTCTGTGGTGTCACCAGCAAGATCGACGACACAGCCTGGACAGTGGAAGAGCAGTACTTCAGCAGCACTCTCTCTGTGGCAGATAAAG GAACCCTGAAACAGGGAGATCACATTTTTCCATTCAAGTTTCTCATTCCAG CCTCTATTCCCACATCCTTTGAAGGGAACTATGGAAAAATTATGTACAGAGTGAGGGCTTTCATCGACACTTCTCGCTTCTCTAAGGACTATAAGACTGAGAAGCCTTTCTACCTGCTGAGTCTCCTCAACCTCAACGACGTGCCTGACATCCAT GGACCTAGTTCATCTTCCGTTACTAAGACGTTCACCTACCTGCTGGGGGCGAAGACAGGAACGGTGGTGCTAAAGGCCCAGAGTGACATGAAGGGCTACACCCCTGGTCAGGTCATCAAACTGACCACAGAGATCGACAACCGGTCTGGGAAAACCACGGGGACTGTGGTGGCCCGTCTCATTCAG AAAGTGACTTACCAGACGaagaagcctaccattgacttgAGGACTTTAGTGCAGGTGGAAGGTACTGGGGTGAAGGCTGACAAACAAGCTGAGTGGAAGGAGCAGATTATTGTACCTCCTCTGCGCCAGTCATCTATGGCTGACTGTGGCCTAATAAACATGGAATACTTTATTCAA ATCTCTCTGAAATCTCCTGTGGTGTCATTTTTGTTGCCCATCCACATTGTAAACATCTCCGTGGACACCACGTCAGCACAGCTCTCCAGACCACCTCCCCAAACCCCTGATCCTCTTTACTCCTCTGCCAAGCCTGCCAAGCTAGAACACAGCAGCCGCTCTGAGCCATCCTCCCATAACCAAGGACCTCCTACTACTGCCCCTCGCCCTGCCCGCCGCCCAGCCCCAAAACCTGTTCCCAGGATGAGAGTCTCTACTTCTTCCCCCAGTGCCCCTCCAGCTGAGATGGACTATCTGGCCAACTCCATGCCCACCCTCTACCCACTACTACCGCCAGAGTACAGCACCTCCACACTCCCACATG AAGCTCCTCCCAGCTACGTCGAGAGTTGTATCAGCAACACATAA
- the LOC139389878 gene encoding negative elongation factor B-like isoform X1 has product MFAGLPELGISNGEDLKETLTNCTEPLKAIDQFQTENGILLPTLQSALPFLDLHGTPRLEFHQSVFDELRDKLMERVATIAEGKDEERYGKLEELLEKSFPLVKMPSIQPVVMQVLKHLPKVPEKKLKLVMADKELYKVCAVEVKRQIWQDNQALFGDEVSPLLKQYIVEKEAALFSSDLSILHNFFSPSPKARRQGEVVLKLTQMIGKNVKLYDMVLQFLRTLFLRTRNVHYCTLRAELLMSLHDLDISEICSVDPCHKFTWCLDACIREKFVDAKRARELQGFLDGVKKGQEQVLGDLSMILCDPFACNTLVLSTVRNLQELLSQDALPRDSPDLMLLLRMLSLGQGAWDMIDSQVFKEPRLELEVVTRFLPAVLSVVVDDYTFTVEQKLPSEEKTSLTYPTALPDAFNKYLQENRVACEIGLYYTLHIAKQRNKNALQRLLPALVETHNEMAFGDIFLHLLTGHLTLLSDEFGTEEFCSAVFDGFLLASFSSKENVHRHTLRLLLHLHHKVLPSCVETLLKTLEPPKQSSDQVKELYTQLTEKLEAQKKSPAQPDEAPSLDLGLHPVTVPTTASTPTTPL; this is encoded by the exons ACAGAAAATGGCATTTTGTTGCCAACTCTTCAGTCAGCTCTTCCCTTCCTGGACCTTCACGGGACTCCTCGGTTGGAGTTTCACCAGTCGGTCTTTGACGAGCTTCGTGACAAGTTGATGGAGCGAGTCGCCACTATCGCAGAAGGCAAGGATGAGGAACG TTATGGTAAACTTGAAGAGCTTCTAGAGAAGAGTTTTCCACTGGTGAAGATGCCCTCCATTCAGCCAGTGGTCATGCAGGTTCTGAAACATCTTCCAAAG GTTCCAGAGAAAAAGCTGAAGCTTGTGATGGCTGATAAGGAACTGTATAAGGTCTGTGCTGTTGAGGTGAAGAGGCAGATCTGGCAGGACAACCAGGCTCTCTTCGGGGATGAGGTTTCGCCCCTGCTCAAGCAGTATATTGTGGAGAAGGAGGCAGCACTTTTCAGCAGTGATCTCTCTATTCTGCACAACTTCTTCAGCCCCTCCCCCAAAGCAAGACGCCAAGGAGAG GTAGTCTTGAAGTTGACCCAGATGATTGGGAAGAATGTGAAACTGTATGACATGGTACTTCAGTTCCTGCGAACCCTCTTCCTGCGTACACGTAACGTCCACTATTGCACCCTGCGTGCAGAGCTGCTCATGTCCCTCCATGACCTGGACATCAGTGAGATCTGTTCAGTAGACCCCTGCCACAAG TTCACCTGGTGCTTGGATGCCTGTATCCGTGAGAAGTTTGTGGATGCCAAGCGAGCCCGGGAATTGCAAGGTTTTCTGGATGGAGTGAAGAAAGGACAGGAGCAAGTACTTGG GGACCTGTCCATGATCCTGTGCGACCCATTTGCCTGTAACACCCTGGTTTTGAGTACGGTCCGAAACTTGCAAGAATTGCTCAGCCAGGACGCTCTACCCAGA GACAGTCCAGACCTGATGCTGCTGCTTAGAATGCTGTCTCTTGGACAAGGGGCTTGGGATATGATTGACAGCCAAGTCTTTAAAGAGCCCAGATTG GAACTGGAGGTTGTAACCCGTTTTCTACCAGCCGTGTTGTCAGTAGTTGTGGACGACTACACCTTCACCGTAGAACAGAAGCTCCCCAGTGAGGAGAAGACCTCCCTCACTTATCCCACAGCCCTGCCTGATGCCTTCAACAA GTACCTGCAGGAGAACAGGGTGGCATGTGAGATAGGTCTGTACTACACACTCCACATTGCCAAGCAGAGGAACAAGAATGCCTTACAACGGTTACTTCCCGCTTTGG TGGAGACCCACAACGAAATGGCCTTTGGGGACATATTCCTGCACCTCCTGACAGGGCACCTCACCTTGCTCTCTGATGAGTTTGGGACTGAAGAGTTCTGCTCTGCCGTGTTTGATGGCTTTCTCCTCGCCTCTTTCTCCAG CAAAGAGAATGTCCACAGACACACCCTACGCCTGTTGCTTCACCTTCACCACAAAGTGTTGCCATCTTGTGTGGAGACCTTACTGAAAACCCTGGAACCCCCAAAACAG AGCAGTGACCAGGTGAAGGAGTTGTACACCCAGCTGACAGAGAAACTGGAGGCCCAAAAGAAGAGTCCTGCCCAGCCAGACGAAGCCCCCTCTCTTGACCTGGGGCTCCATCCTGTTACAGTGCCCACGACAGCCTCCACTCCAACCACACCACTttga
- the LOC139389878 gene encoding negative elongation factor B-like isoform X2 translates to MPSIQPVVMQVLKHLPKVPEKKLKLVMADKELYKVCAVEVKRQIWQDNQALFGDEVSPLLKQYIVEKEAALFSSDLSILHNFFSPSPKARRQGEVVLKLTQMIGKNVKLYDMVLQFLRTLFLRTRNVHYCTLRAELLMSLHDLDISEICSVDPCHKFTWCLDACIREKFVDAKRARELQGFLDGVKKGQEQVLGDLSMILCDPFACNTLVLSTVRNLQELLSQDALPRDSPDLMLLLRMLSLGQGAWDMIDSQVFKEPRLELEVVTRFLPAVLSVVVDDYTFTVEQKLPSEEKTSLTYPTALPDAFNKYLQENRVACEIGLYYTLHIAKQRNKNALQRLLPALVETHNEMAFGDIFLHLLTGHLTLLSDEFGTEEFCSAVFDGFLLASFSSKENVHRHTLRLLLHLHHKVLPSCVETLLKTLEPPKQSSDQVKELYTQLTEKLEAQKKSPAQPDEAPSLDLGLHPVTVPTTASTPTTPL, encoded by the exons ATGCCCTCCATTCAGCCAGTGGTCATGCAGGTTCTGAAACATCTTCCAAAG GTTCCAGAGAAAAAGCTGAAGCTTGTGATGGCTGATAAGGAACTGTATAAGGTCTGTGCTGTTGAGGTGAAGAGGCAGATCTGGCAGGACAACCAGGCTCTCTTCGGGGATGAGGTTTCGCCCCTGCTCAAGCAGTATATTGTGGAGAAGGAGGCAGCACTTTTCAGCAGTGATCTCTCTATTCTGCACAACTTCTTCAGCCCCTCCCCCAAAGCAAGACGCCAAGGAGAG GTAGTCTTGAAGTTGACCCAGATGATTGGGAAGAATGTGAAACTGTATGACATGGTACTTCAGTTCCTGCGAACCCTCTTCCTGCGTACACGTAACGTCCACTATTGCACCCTGCGTGCAGAGCTGCTCATGTCCCTCCATGACCTGGACATCAGTGAGATCTGTTCAGTAGACCCCTGCCACAAG TTCACCTGGTGCTTGGATGCCTGTATCCGTGAGAAGTTTGTGGATGCCAAGCGAGCCCGGGAATTGCAAGGTTTTCTGGATGGAGTGAAGAAAGGACAGGAGCAAGTACTTGG GGACCTGTCCATGATCCTGTGCGACCCATTTGCCTGTAACACCCTGGTTTTGAGTACGGTCCGAAACTTGCAAGAATTGCTCAGCCAGGACGCTCTACCCAGA GACAGTCCAGACCTGATGCTGCTGCTTAGAATGCTGTCTCTTGGACAAGGGGCTTGGGATATGATTGACAGCCAAGTCTTTAAAGAGCCCAGATTG GAACTGGAGGTTGTAACCCGTTTTCTACCAGCCGTGTTGTCAGTAGTTGTGGACGACTACACCTTCACCGTAGAACAGAAGCTCCCCAGTGAGGAGAAGACCTCCCTCACTTATCCCACAGCCCTGCCTGATGCCTTCAACAA GTACCTGCAGGAGAACAGGGTGGCATGTGAGATAGGTCTGTACTACACACTCCACATTGCCAAGCAGAGGAACAAGAATGCCTTACAACGGTTACTTCCCGCTTTGG TGGAGACCCACAACGAAATGGCCTTTGGGGACATATTCCTGCACCTCCTGACAGGGCACCTCACCTTGCTCTCTGATGAGTTTGGGACTGAAGAGTTCTGCTCTGCCGTGTTTGATGGCTTTCTCCTCGCCTCTTTCTCCAG CAAAGAGAATGTCCACAGACACACCCTACGCCTGTTGCTTCACCTTCACCACAAAGTGTTGCCATCTTGTGTGGAGACCTTACTGAAAACCCTGGAACCCCCAAAACAG AGCAGTGACCAGGTGAAGGAGTTGTACACCCAGCTGACAGAGAAACTGGAGGCCCAAAAGAAGAGTCCTGCCCAGCCAGACGAAGCCCCCTCTCTTGACCTGGGGCTCCATCCTGTTACAGTGCCCACGACAGCCTCCACTCCAACCACACCACTttga